In one Pseudodesulfovibrio tunisiensis genomic region, the following are encoded:
- a CDS encoding trehalose 6-phosphate synthase produces MAQVERVELKTLKDFYALMGATREVRHDAVSRILDGRQARDDAAQSLKNALASLEDVPELEGRKELALDRERKIALDMAYEINEMKKDLIYLEQGEQAFLDHLADLHPGFRDYVAQGQAMLDGLDLNCLVSDRDGTVNNYCARYLTSVQSIYNAVFLARFARSGATSPVILTSAPMDGLRQMSVVPEGEFYYAASKGRECLDLEGRLRRLAIPPDKQAAMDRLNRRLEELVAKPENEKFTLIGSGLQFKFGQSTVARQDINKSVAEDESDAFMAELERLVAELDPEHACFRIEDTGLDVEIILTVESSGDELKDFDKGDGVKYLNRELGLEMHRGPHLICGDTNSDVPMLEAALDLSRDAKAIYVTDKQDLAQRVQSLCPDAVIVPQPDMLVTILGTLG; encoded by the coding sequence ATGGCTCAGGTGGAACGGGTCGAATTGAAAACGCTCAAGGATTTTTATGCGCTCATGGGCGCGACGCGCGAAGTGCGTCACGATGCCGTGAGTCGGATTCTGGACGGCCGTCAGGCCCGGGACGATGCCGCCCAATCCCTGAAGAATGCCCTTGCCAGTCTGGAGGATGTGCCCGAACTGGAGGGACGCAAGGAACTCGCCCTTGATCGGGAACGGAAGATAGCTCTGGATATGGCCTATGAAATCAACGAAATGAAAAAGGATCTCATCTACCTTGAACAGGGAGAGCAGGCCTTTCTCGATCATCTGGCAGACTTGCATCCCGGATTCCGGGATTACGTGGCTCAGGGGCAGGCGATGCTGGACGGTCTGGACCTCAACTGTCTTGTTTCGGATCGGGACGGCACCGTGAACAATTACTGCGCTCGGTATCTGACCTCGGTGCAGTCCATCTACAATGCGGTTTTTCTGGCCCGGTTCGCCCGGTCCGGAGCGACCAGCCCGGTGATTCTTACCTCCGCCCCCATGGACGGACTGCGCCAGATGAGTGTGGTACCCGAGGGTGAGTTCTATTACGCGGCATCCAAGGGGCGCGAGTGTCTGGATCTGGAGGGACGACTCAGGCGGCTGGCCATTCCGCCGGACAAGCAGGCGGCCATGGACCGCTTGAATCGGAGACTGGAAGAACTGGTGGCCAAACCCGAGAACGAGAAATTCACCCTGATCGGGTCGGGGCTGCAATTCAAGTTCGGCCAGTCCACCGTGGCCCGGCAGGACATCAACAAGTCCGTTGCCGAAGACGAGTCCGACGCGTTCATGGCCGAACTGGAACGGCTCGTGGCCGAACTCGACCCCGAACATGCCTGTTTTCGCATCGAGGATACAGGGCTGGACGTGGAGATCATCCTGACCGTGGAATCCTCGGGCGATGAACTCAAGGATTTCGACAAGGGTGATGGTGTGAAATATCTCAATCGCGAACTTGGTCTGGAAATGCATCGCGGACCGCATCTCATTTGCGGAGATACGAACAGCGACGTGCCCATGCTGGAGGCGGCGCTGGATTTGTCCCGCGATGCCAAGGCCATTTACGTGACGGACAAACAGGACCTGGCGCAACGGGTGCAAAGCCTCTGCCCGGACGCGGTCATCGTGCCGCAGCCGGACATGCTGGTCACCATTCTGGGCACCCTCGGGTAG
- a CDS encoding beta-phosphoglucomutase family hydrolase, whose amino-acid sequence MAVKLSGVVFDLDGVITRTARVHAQAWETAFNEFLKKRADEKSVPFEPFDRTHDYLNYVDGKPRFEGVLSFLKSRNIRLDPGTPEDAPGLETICGIGNYKNDLYQEILRREGPEVFDTSVDLIKQLKDMGVKVGVATSSRNCLLVLQLAGLEDLFDARVDGMVSAELNLKGKPDPDIFVTCAKEMGLHPGQCIVVEDAISGVQAGRAGNFGMTLGIARNIAGELLKRFGADLVVSDLGEITVDDFEEWFDTGMATDEWYHVYSGFEPGDEKLRETLTAVGNGYLGTRGAYECECASYYFYPGTYISGIFNKVPSMVQGREIYNNDFVNCPNWLPVEFKIGAGEFVSPLSMEILSYSHRLNMREAVMERDLVVKDKVGRITRISSRRLVSMADAHLCALRFEVMPLNYSGKITFRSSIDGNVTNGGVPRYSKLTSNHLCRVAGGKAGDGIFLHVETSHSRYQVVMAAKTMLLENGKPLDMRKSVFQEKAKVTEEMQFLALENTNYCLEKYVYVRTSLDKTPGNLKEMCVDALGGVKTFQGVFGPHAKAWKGLWQKADMRVTGDRFVQRVLRLHTYHLLVTASPHNAGRDAGMPARGLHGEAYRGHIFWDELYILPFFDANFPEISKGLLLYRYNRLDAARRYARENGYEGAMYPWQTADDGSEETQEVHYNPESKKWDPDLSRRQRHVSIAVFVNVWRYVSWTGDTAFLKEYGAEMLLDIAKFWGSIAEFDENDGRFHIAGVMGPDEFHEALPGSDVPGLKDNAYTNIMVAWLMEKALEVMNEIPAKMLERLKAKIELTDDDVVKWRGMTEKLNVIFTKDGIISQFDGYMDLDELDWDDYRKRYYSIHRMDRILKAENDSPDHYKVAKQADTLMTWYVLEPEEVSRILGKLGYAVDDPLKLLKANYDFYEKRTSHGSTLSKVVHSVIAKYIYPSDIAWDWFMEAMESDIFDSQGGTTPEGIHTGVMAGTLEVLKQDFAGLNLSSDPISVYPDLPEHWGELSFSFVHRKVWFDIHMDHRSVKMTAYHKGDVSIPVVIYDRKMEVAAGQDHRGRQAEIGKDEETSKKGGAGRLLPFYVC is encoded by the coding sequence GTGGCTGTCAAATTGAGTGGCGTAGTCTTTGATCTCGATGGAGTCATCACGCGGACCGCACGGGTGCATGCCCAGGCGTGGGAAACCGCGTTCAACGAGTTTCTCAAGAAAAGGGCCGACGAAAAGAGCGTGCCTTTCGAACCGTTCGACAGGACGCATGATTACCTCAACTACGTGGACGGCAAGCCCCGGTTCGAAGGCGTCCTGAGCTTTCTGAAATCCCGCAACATCCGCCTTGATCCGGGCACTCCGGAAGACGCTCCGGGATTGGAGACCATCTGCGGCATCGGCAACTACAAGAATGATCTGTATCAGGAAATCCTGCGGCGTGAAGGTCCGGAGGTCTTCGACACTTCCGTGGACCTGATCAAGCAGCTCAAGGACATGGGCGTGAAGGTTGGCGTTGCCACATCCAGCCGAAACTGCCTGCTCGTGCTTCAGCTCGCCGGGCTGGAAGACCTGTTCGATGCCCGGGTCGACGGCATGGTGTCCGCAGAGTTGAACCTCAAGGGCAAACCTGATCCGGACATTTTCGTGACCTGCGCAAAAGAGATGGGCCTGCATCCCGGTCAGTGCATCGTGGTGGAGGACGCCATATCCGGTGTTCAGGCCGGGCGCGCCGGAAATTTCGGCATGACGCTCGGCATTGCCAGAAACATTGCGGGCGAGCTGCTCAAGCGGTTCGGCGCGGATCTCGTGGTTTCCGATCTGGGCGAAATCACGGTGGACGATTTCGAGGAATGGTTCGATACGGGCATGGCCACGGACGAGTGGTACCATGTGTACAGCGGATTCGAGCCGGGCGATGAAAAGCTCCGTGAAACCCTGACCGCAGTGGGCAATGGCTATCTGGGTACGCGCGGCGCATACGAATGCGAATGCGCGTCCTACTACTTCTACCCGGGAACCTACATTTCCGGCATCTTCAACAAGGTGCCGAGCATGGTGCAGGGCCGGGAAATCTACAACAATGATTTCGTGAACTGCCCGAACTGGCTGCCCGTGGAATTCAAGATCGGAGCCGGCGAGTTCGTCAGTCCGCTTTCCATGGAAATCCTGAGCTATTCCCACCGGCTGAACATGCGTGAAGCCGTGATGGAACGCGATCTTGTGGTCAAGGACAAGGTCGGGCGCATCACGCGCATCTCCAGCCGCAGGTTGGTCAGCATGGCGGACGCCCATTTGTGCGCACTTCGGTTCGAGGTCATGCCCCTGAACTATTCCGGTAAGATCACGTTCCGATCCTCCATCGACGGCAATGTCACCAACGGCGGCGTGCCCCGGTATTCCAAGCTCACGTCGAATCATCTGTGCCGCGTGGCCGGAGGCAAGGCCGGGGATGGCATCTTCCTGCATGTGGAAACCAGCCACTCCCGATATCAGGTCGTCATGGCCGCCAAGACCATGCTGCTGGAAAACGGCAAGCCTCTGGACATGCGCAAGAGCGTGTTTCAGGAGAAGGCCAAGGTCACCGAGGAAATGCAGTTTCTGGCCTTGGAAAACACCAATTACTGCCTTGAAAAGTATGTGTACGTGCGCACTTCGCTGGACAAGACGCCCGGCAATCTCAAGGAGATGTGCGTGGACGCGCTGGGAGGCGTGAAGACCTTTCAGGGCGTTTTCGGACCGCATGCCAAGGCGTGGAAGGGCTTGTGGCAGAAGGCGGACATGCGGGTCACGGGCGACAGGTTCGTGCAGCGCGTGCTACGGTTGCACACCTATCATCTTCTGGTCACGGCCAGCCCGCACAATGCGGGACGCGACGCGGGCATGCCTGCGCGCGGTCTGCATGGCGAGGCCTATCGCGGCCACATCTTCTGGGATGAACTGTACATCCTGCCGTTCTTCGACGCCAATTTCCCGGAAATATCCAAGGGACTGCTGCTCTACCGGTACAACCGGTTGGACGCGGCCCGCAGATATGCGCGGGAGAACGGCTATGAAGGCGCCATGTATCCATGGCAGACTGCGGATGACGGGTCCGAGGAAACGCAGGAGGTGCACTACAATCCCGAGTCCAAGAAATGGGACCCGGACCTTTCCCGACGGCAGCGGCACGTGTCCATCGCCGTGTTCGTCAATGTCTGGCGCTATGTTTCCTGGACCGGAGATACGGCCTTTCTCAAGGAGTACGGCGCGGAAATGCTGCTGGATATCGCCAAGTTCTGGGGCTCCATCGCGGAATTCGACGAAAACGATGGTCGGTTCCACATCGCCGGGGTCATGGGGCCGGACGAGTTCCACGAAGCCCTGCCCGGGTCGGATGTCCCCGGGCTCAAGGACAATGCCTATACCAACATCATGGTCGCCTGGCTCATGGAAAAGGCGCTTGAGGTCATGAATGAGATTCCGGCCAAAATGCTTGAACGGCTCAAGGCCAAGATCGAATTGACCGATGACGACGTGGTCAAGTGGCGCGGCATGACCGAGAAGCTGAATGTCATCTTCACCAAGGACGGCATCATCAGCCAGTTCGATGGCTACATGGATTTGGATGAGCTGGATTGGGACGACTACCGCAAGCGGTATTATTCGATCCATCGCATGGATCGCATTCTCAAGGCCGAGAACGATTCGCCGGATCACTACAAGGTGGCCAAGCAGGCAGATACCCTCATGACCTGGTACGTGCTTGAACCCGAGGAGGTCTCCCGGATTCTGGGCAAGCTCGGCTATGCCGTCGATGATCCGCTCAAGCTGCTCAAGGCCAACTACGACTTCTACGAAAAGCGCACCAGTCACGGATCAACTTTATCCAAGGTGGTGCATTCGGTTATCGCGAAGTACATCTATCCAAGCGATATTGCATGGGATTGGTTCATGGAAGCCATGGAGAGCGATATTTTCGACTCGCAGGGCGGAACCACGCCGGAGGGCATTCATACCGGCGTGATGGCCGGAACTCTGGAAGTCCTGAAGCAGGATTTCGCGGGCCTGAATCTGTCGTCCGATCCCATCAGTGTGTATCCGGACCTGCCCGAGCACTGGGGCGAGCTGTCCTTCAGTTTCGTGCACCGCAAGGTCTGGTTCGACATCCACATGGATCACAGATCCGTGAAGATGACCGCCTACCACAAGGGCGACGTATCCATTCCGGTGGTCATCTATGACAGGAAAATGGAAGTTGCAGCCGGGCAAGACCATCGAGGTCGCCAAGCCGAAATAGGGAAGGATGAAGAAACAAGCAAAAAGGGAGGAGCCGGAAGGCTTCTCCCTTTTTACGTCTGCTAG
- a CDS encoding Bax inhibitor-1/YccA family protein: MNQFYQARPAGRASVETLNAFMRGIYGWMSAGLGLTAAVAWATINVPALLQLAFTVDPATNTVAPSMLPMIALFAAFGIVFFMSFKIQTMNPSTATMLFFVFSGLNGFSLAPILLAYTAASVAATFLATAGMFGAMSIYGIVTKKDLTSWGSFLFMGLIGIIIASLVNMFLQSSGMAMAITYIGVFLFLGLTAYDTQRLKTMGEMVPDGDNAAIRRASIMGALTLYLDFYNLFLMLLRIMGDRR; this comes from the coding sequence ATGAACCAGTTCTACCAGGCTCGTCCAGCCGGGCGCGCCAGTGTCGAAACCCTCAACGCCTTCATGCGCGGCATCTACGGATGGATGAGCGCCGGTCTCGGCCTCACTGCGGCCGTTGCCTGGGCCACCATCAACGTGCCCGCCCTGCTGCAGCTGGCTTTCACCGTTGATCCGGCCACCAACACCGTGGCCCCGTCCATGCTGCCCATGATCGCCCTGTTTGCGGCGTTCGGCATCGTGTTCTTCATGAGCTTCAAGATCCAGACCATGAATCCGTCCACGGCCACCATGCTGTTCTTCGTGTTCAGCGGCCTGAACGGCTTTTCCCTGGCCCCGATCCTTCTGGCCTATACTGCTGCCTCTGTCGCGGCCACGTTTCTGGCCACGGCCGGCATGTTCGGTGCCATGTCCATCTACGGCATCGTGACCAAGAAGGACCTCACCAGCTGGGGGAGCTTCCTGTTCATGGGCCTGATCGGCATCATCATTGCCTCGCTGGTGAACATGTTTCTCCAGAGCTCGGGCATGGCCATGGCCATTACCTACATCGGCGTGTTCCTGTTCCTGGGCCTGACCGCGTATGACACGCAGCGGCTCAAGACCATGGGCGAAATGGTGCCGGACGGCGACAATGCCGCCATCCGCCGCGCCTCGATCATGGGCGCGCTGACCCTGTACCTTGATTTCTACAACCTGTTCCTGATGTTGCTCAGAATCATGGGCGACCGGAGATAG
- a CDS encoding LexA family transcriptional regulator, with product MSKTGFEHFFKRLQQETEITNQSQLARELDLGRAAVSLAKRKGTVPPRWILDLSARFGLNPLWLETGAGFPRAEAATADMETTGAEFMRVPKVRARLSAGGGSFETRGRVEGYYSFRSDWLNMRGNPANMVLMEVVGNSMEPEIKEGDMVLIDQSRIEVLSGGIYAVGVEDTVMVKRVERLPGTLVLRSDNTDYSPIHLSGDELCNVRVIGKVLWVSREYR from the coding sequence ATGAGCAAAACCGGATTCGAGCATTTTTTCAAGCGGCTCCAGCAGGAGACCGAGATTACCAACCAGTCGCAACTGGCCCGGGAACTGGACCTGGGGCGTGCAGCCGTGTCGCTGGCCAAACGCAAGGGCACGGTTCCGCCGCGGTGGATACTGGACCTTTCCGCACGCTTCGGGCTGAATCCGCTGTGGCTGGAGACCGGCGCGGGGTTTCCTCGGGCCGAGGCCGCCACTGCGGACATGGAAACCACGGGCGCGGAGTTCATGCGTGTGCCCAAGGTGCGCGCCCGGCTCAGCGCCGGGGGCGGGTCCTTTGAAACGCGCGGCCGGGTGGAAGGGTACTATTCCTTTCGTTCGGACTGGCTGAACATGCGCGGCAATCCCGCGAACATGGTGCTCATGGAAGTGGTGGGCAACAGCATGGAACCCGAGATCAAGGAAGGCGACATGGTCCTCATCGACCAGTCCCGGATCGAGGTGCTGTCCGGCGGCATCTATGCCGTGGGCGTGGAGGATACGGTCATGGTCAAGCGCGTGGAGCGGCTTCCCGGCACTCTGGTTCTGCGTAGCGACAACACCGACTATTCACCGATCCATCTTTCCGGTGATGAGCTCTGCAACGTGCGCGTCATCGGCAAGGTCCTCTGGGTGTCCCGGGAGTACCGCTAG
- the rnr gene encoding ribonuclease R yields the protein MAKNWKRPEDRPFALNEAELLKLFKSVRKPLSRAEVIRQLRLPKRDKKVLRGLLDDLVRRGTLIRIRRAYGLAGAMRCVTGRLEVQRGGFGFVVPEDARRKDIFISQRDLGGAWHGDKVVASIVREGHGARNHEGRIVRILERGRKTLPVRVYKQISGGEWACRPSDPHLGFGIICTLADESIELQRGDIALCEPGDQLDPGMWEGRITSRLGRETDVPVQEALVKSNHGIRTRFPSGSRTQAEALPEVPIKKDMDSRKDLQSLPFVTIDGASARDFDDAVMVERHGKGYRLWVAIADVSHYVGEGTPLDREALERGNSYYFPQSVEPMFPERLSNGLCSLNPDVPRLAMVVCMNTLANGIVESATVLPAVIRSHARLTYGQVKRAVLDREPQERENVAHVLPMLELAEELARKMNRLRHARGSLDFDIPEPEILFNVDGETVDIRPRTRHFGHQMIEEFMIAANEAVARFLGEKGLPCMYRIHPEPDEEKLARLFRLLSLSDPTIAMPKEFTPKVLQELNAQVAGTDKEFLVHRLMIRSMKQAKYSPENDGHFGLASEDYCHFTSPIRRYADLVVHRLVKAALDPGSHPVPGRKKLFNVANHISGRERVAMDAERETIKRLTALFMRDRQGETFNAVVSQLMDFGFRVELTDVLAEGMVRLSSLEDDYYAYWPHREMIVGERTGRAFRLGQTVEVVLEEVNLDRLELNFTLRSVVAASQDYKDLM from the coding sequence ATGGCTAAGAATTGGAAACGGCCGGAGGATCGGCCTTTTGCCCTGAACGAGGCTGAACTGCTCAAGCTGTTCAAGAGCGTCAGGAAACCCCTGTCCCGGGCCGAGGTCATCCGCCAGTTGCGGTTGCCCAAGCGGGACAAGAAGGTGTTGCGCGGTCTGCTGGACGATCTGGTCCGGCGCGGCACCCTGATTCGCATTCGTCGCGCCTATGGTCTGGCCGGAGCCATGCGCTGCGTGACCGGACGGCTGGAAGTGCAGCGTGGCGGTTTCGGGTTCGTGGTTCCCGAAGACGCACGGCGCAAGGATATTTTCATCAGCCAGCGCGATCTTGGCGGGGCATGGCATGGCGACAAGGTTGTTGCCTCCATTGTTCGCGAAGGGCATGGAGCGCGAAATCACGAAGGCCGCATCGTCCGCATTCTGGAACGCGGACGCAAGACCCTGCCCGTGCGCGTGTACAAGCAGATCAGCGGCGGGGAGTGGGCCTGCCGTCCGTCCGACCCGCACCTCGGATTCGGCATCATCTGCACATTGGCCGACGAGTCCATCGAGTTGCAACGCGGAGACATCGCCCTGTGCGAGCCCGGGGATCAGCTTGATCCCGGCATGTGGGAGGGCCGCATCACCAGCCGACTTGGACGCGAGACCGATGTTCCGGTTCAGGAAGCATTGGTCAAGTCCAACCACGGCATTCGTACCCGGTTCCCGTCCGGCTCCCGCACGCAGGCCGAGGCTCTGCCCGAAGTCCCGATAAAAAAGGACATGGATTCGCGTAAGGACTTGCAATCCCTGCCATTCGTGACCATTGACGGTGCGAGCGCCCGCGATTTCGATGATGCGGTCATGGTGGAGCGGCACGGAAAGGGCTATCGCCTTTGGGTGGCCATTGCGGACGTGAGCCATTACGTGGGCGAGGGCACGCCGCTGGATCGGGAAGCCCTGGAGCGCGGAAATTCCTACTATTTCCCCCAGTCCGTGGAACCCATGTTTCCGGAGCGTCTGTCCAACGGGTTGTGCAGCCTGAATCCGGATGTGCCCCGGCTGGCCATGGTGGTGTGCATGAATACGCTCGCCAACGGCATTGTCGAGTCGGCCACCGTATTGCCGGCCGTGATCCGCAGCCATGCGCGGCTGACCTATGGTCAGGTCAAGCGCGCCGTGCTGGACCGGGAGCCGCAGGAACGGGAGAATGTGGCCCATGTCCTGCCCATGCTCGAACTGGCCGAGGAATTGGCCCGGAAGATGAATCGGTTGCGCCATGCTCGGGGCAGTCTGGATTTTGATATTCCCGAGCCGGAAATCCTGTTCAATGTTGATGGCGAGACCGTGGACATCCGGCCCAGAACCCGGCATTTCGGGCACCAGATGATCGAGGAGTTCATGATTGCGGCCAACGAGGCCGTTGCCCGGTTTCTCGGGGAAAAGGGGCTGCCCTGCATGTACCGCATTCATCCGGAGCCGGATGAGGAAAAACTGGCCCGGCTGTTTCGGCTGCTCTCGCTTTCCGACCCGACCATTGCCATGCCCAAGGAATTCACGCCCAAGGTGTTGCAGGAACTCAATGCGCAGGTTGCGGGTACGGACAAGGAATTCCTCGTGCATCGGCTCATGATCCGGTCCATGAAGCAGGCCAAGTATTCTCCTGAAAATGATGGACATTTCGGTCTGGCTTCCGAGGACTACTGCCATTTCACCTCGCCCATTCGCCGCTACGCCGACCTTGTGGTGCATCGGCTGGTCAAGGCCGCGCTGGACCCGGGAAGTCATCCGGTCCCGGGCCGCAAGAAGCTGTTCAACGTGGCCAATCACATCAGCGGCCGCGAGCGTGTGGCCATGGATGCGGAGCGCGAGACCATCAAGCGGCTCACGGCCCTGTTCATGCGCGACCGTCAGGGCGAGACCTTCAATGCCGTCGTTTCCCAACTCATGGATTTCGGTTTCCGCGTGGAGCTGACCGATGTGTTGGCCGAAGGCATGGTCCGCCTGTCCTCGCTGGAGGACGACTACTATGCCTACTGGCCGCATCGTGAAATGATCGTGGGCGAACGCACGGGCCGCGCCTTTCGATTGGGCCAGACCGTGGAGGTCGTGCTTGAGGAAGTCAACCTTGATAGGTTGGAACTCAATTTCACCCTGCGTTCGGTTGTGGCTGCTTCTCAGGATTACAAGGATTTGATGTAG
- a CDS encoding DUF4139 domain-containing protein, whose amino-acid sequence MNFLKSHVLFLVLILCGTCFPAFASDSGASLTVYNGGRALVHEVRTLKMARGVGEVVIPGMPRGIDPDSVLISGRDLSVLDMEYRWNPISPEALLKAYVGREISVILPDPGDADGRVTRKATLLSAGPGGPVFRIKDRIYVGRHEALIFPDQPEELQATPELAMTVDNRGAKVRPVDVSYFLGGLDWNAEYALLLDEKGNGGRLECRASVRNDSGSAFKGAHLRLIAGDVQRQGGGQRMFKAAMAMNAEAAPAPDVAEQAVSGYHMYSVDRPVSIPARGVKQISLFSASLLNPEREYVAVWNGMGRNSGEIREPVRMNLAFDNIKRNGLGIPLPAGIVRVYDATDDGVRVLAGESRVPHVASQARVNLALGEAFDLDVRRVQTSFSKVAKNEYAVAWKIVLRNGSDSEKTVLLRERLGMDWEITKSSMEFRKMDAATAEFVVNVPPSDRGGQVEVTYTATIRH is encoded by the coding sequence ATGAACTTCTTGAAATCTCATGTTCTTTTTCTTGTATTGATCCTGTGTGGCACATGTTTTCCCGCTTTTGCCTCGGATTCCGGGGCCTCTCTGACCGTCTACAACGGAGGCCGGGCTCTTGTGCACGAGGTCAGAACCCTGAAAATGGCCCGGGGTGTCGGCGAAGTCGTGATACCCGGAATGCCCCGGGGGATCGATCCGGATTCGGTGCTGATTTCCGGGCGCGACCTTTCGGTTCTGGACATGGAATACCGTTGGAATCCGATTTCCCCGGAAGCTCTGCTCAAGGCATATGTGGGGCGGGAGATTTCCGTGATTCTGCCTGATCCCGGGGATGCCGACGGCAGGGTGACGCGCAAGGCCACACTGCTTTCGGCCGGACCGGGAGGGCCGGTGTTCCGCATCAAGGACAGGATTTACGTGGGCAGGCACGAGGCCCTGATTTTTCCGGACCAGCCCGAAGAGCTGCAGGCCACCCCGGAGTTGGCCATGACCGTGGACAATCGGGGTGCCAAGGTGCGTCCCGTGGATGTGTCGTATTTTCTGGGCGGATTGGATTGGAATGCGGAATACGCTCTTCTGCTTGATGAAAAGGGCAACGGCGGACGGCTGGAATGCCGTGCGTCCGTGCGCAACGATTCCGGCTCTGCATTCAAGGGCGCGCATCTTCGCCTGATTGCCGGAGATGTGCAGCGGCAGGGCGGAGGGCAGCGCATGTTCAAGGCGGCCATGGCCATGAACGCCGAGGCTGCCCCGGCTCCGGACGTGGCGGAACAGGCCGTGTCCGGATATCACATGTATTCCGTGGACCGTCCGGTCTCCATCCCCGCGCGAGGCGTGAAGCAGATAAGCCTGTTTTCCGCATCCCTGCTGAATCCGGAGCGTGAATACGTGGCGGTCTGGAACGGCATGGGTCGGAATTCCGGGGAAATCCGCGAGCCGGTGCGCATGAATCTGGCTTTCGACAACATCAAGCGGAACGGGCTGGGCATTCCCCTGCCTGCCGGGATCGTCCGGGTGTACGATGCGACGGACGACGGGGTCCGCGTGTTGGCTGGTGAATCCCGCGTGCCCCATGTCGCGAGTCAGGCCAGGGTGAATCTTGCGCTGGGCGAGGCGTTCGATCTGGACGTGCGCCGGGTGCAGACCTCCTTTTCCAAGGTGGCGAAAAACGAGTACGCCGTGGCCTGGAAGATCGTGCTGCGCAACGGAAGTGATTCGGAAAAGACGGTTCTGCTGCGCGAACGGCTCGGAATGGACTGGGAAATCACGAAGTCCAGCATGGAGTTCCGCAAGATGGACGCGGCCACTGCGGAATTCGTGGTGAATGTTCCGCCCTCTGATCGGGGTGGGCAGGTTGAAGTTACGTATACCGCGACAATTCGTCATTAA
- the lpxK gene encoding tetraacyldisaccharide 4'-kinase translates to MSQAAIELQRTFSPVLRPFSWVYSGVMRMRGALYGRGLLRTWEPPALTVSVGNVGWGGSGKTPLCGWLLGWARRQGVPSLLLTRGYRAKPVSYPYLVKPGALAEEAGDEPLMLAQDHPDARIVVDPVRSRAGRWAFSQFRPGLVVLDDGFQHMAVKRHVDIVLLTPHDVTEGWNTVIPAGSWREPVSSLRRADAFVLKASPNTFRSLMPLIEERLTRLKKPVFSYMLQPTGVRNLTDGTRQKDFGAGGYVLVSGVGAPAQVRGTAKAYFGYGPAKHMVYDDHHAFTKNDVLDMQVTARRLGCEAVLCTPKDAVKLGPMCSEEFWKFDLQLAFGPSAFVRDTPFDTWWNRRYKAFELRREDNLAWEREQSDSENGSDGDLNG, encoded by the coding sequence ATGTCACAGGCAGCCATAGAACTTCAGCGGACCTTTTCCCCGGTGCTGCGCCCGTTTTCGTGGGTGTATTCCGGGGTCATGCGCATGCGCGGCGCCCTGTACGGCCGCGGTCTGCTTCGTACCTGGGAACCTCCGGCGCTGACCGTGTCCGTGGGCAATGTGGGGTGGGGCGGTTCGGGCAAGACCCCGCTTTGCGGCTGGCTTCTGGGCTGGGCGCGCAGACAGGGCGTTCCGTCCCTGCTTCTGACTCGCGGATACCGGGCCAAGCCGGTTTCCTATCCCTATCTGGTCAAGCCCGGGGCTCTGGCCGAGGAGGCCGGGGACGAACCCCTGATGCTTGCGCAGGATCATCCGGACGCGCGCATCGTGGTGGACCCGGTGCGGAGCCGCGCGGGCAGGTGGGCGTTTTCCCAGTTCCGGCCCGGTCTGGTGGTTCTGGACGACGGGTTTCAGCACATGGCAGTGAAACGGCATGTGGACATTGTTCTGCTCACTCCGCATGATGTGACCGAAGGCTGGAACACGGTGATCCCGGCCGGATCGTGGCGGGAACCCGTATCTTCGCTCAGGCGGGCCGACGCATTTGTGCTCAAGGCATCGCCCAACACGTTCCGTTCGCTCATGCCCCTGATCGAAGAGCGGCTGACCCGGCTGAAAAAGCCCGTATTCAGCTACATGCTGCAACCCACGGGCGTGCGCAACCTGACAGACGGAACCCGGCAGAAGGATTTCGGCGCGGGCGGCTACGTGCTGGTTTCGGGCGTGGGCGCACCGGCTCAGGTGCGGGGCACGGCCAAGGCTTATTTCGGCTACGGCCCGGCCAAGCACATGGTTTATGACGATCATCACGCCTTTACCAAGAACGACGTGCTCGACATGCAGGTGACCGCACGCAGGCTCGGGTGCGAGGCCGTGCTGTGCACACCCAAGGATGCGGTCAAGCTCGGTCCCATGTGTTCCGAGGAATTCTGGAAATTCGACCTGCAACTGGCGTTCGGCCCGTCCGCGTTCGTGCGGGACACGCCTTTCGACACGTGGTGGAATCGTCGGTACAAGGCCTTTGAACTGCGCCGCGAGGACAATCTCGCCTGGGAGCGCGAACAGTCCGATTCGGAAAACGGTTCGGACGGAGACCTGAATGGCTAA